In a genomic window of Lacrimispora sp. BS-2:
- a CDS encoding rhodanese-like domain-containing protein: MSIFNFFSNRSDFASAVEQANHTPGAVLLDVRTVQEYADGHVPGSVNLPLEQLESIQLNKNNPVFVYCRSGARSRQACIYLRTNGYSVTDIGGIADYRGKLAKGIK; the protein is encoded by the coding sequence ATGAGTATATTTAACTTTTTTTCTAACCGATCGGATTTTGCCTCAGCAGTTGAGCAGGCAAACCACACGCCTGGTGCCGTATTGCTGGATGTGCGTACGGTACAGGAATACGCCGATGGCCATGTTCCCGGCAGCGTTAATTTACCTCTGGAGCAGTTGGAATCCATTCAGCTTAACAAAAACAATCCAGTTTTTGTTTATTGCCGCAGCGGAGCACGCAGCAGACAGGCCTGCATTTATCTTCGGACCAATGGTTATTCCGTTACAGATATAGGCGGGATCGCGGATTATCGCGGCAAACTGGCAAAGGGAATAAAATAA
- a CDS encoding MerR family transcriptional regulator — MSKDKSEYLTTGEFAKLCGIPKHILFHYDQIKLFQPEIIKENGYRYYSFRQFDTFSIISALKRLGMPLKEIKKYMDERNPEKLVDLLEQKSNEVSEEIKKLKNTKREIESLKELTVNALSVEYNIIEPAYHKSMKALCSTLMDNDKDNSYSSFLTELIAFRNNGNASMIDFLGASLTIDSIRDKRFDSFSYLYTKTNNSDKKNNTLVRKEGWYLQVYYKGSYRNISEMYTKIMQYAKDHQIKLGKNAYEEYLIFEIGTKDRDDYVTLILVEIEGKPQSF, encoded by the coding sequence ATGTCTAAAGATAAAAGTGAATACTTAACAACAGGAGAATTTGCAAAACTCTGTGGAATTCCAAAGCATATTTTATTTCATTACGATCAAATAAAGCTTTTTCAGCCTGAGATCATAAAAGAAAATGGTTACCGCTATTACTCCTTCCGCCAATTCGATACTTTTTCAATTATTTCTGCGTTAAAAAGGCTGGGAATGCCATTAAAAGAAATTAAAAAGTACATGGATGAAAGAAACCCTGAAAAATTAGTTGATTTACTGGAACAAAAATCAAATGAAGTGTCTGAGGAAATTAAAAAGTTAAAGAACACGAAACGGGAGATAGAGTCTCTTAAGGAATTAACAGTAAATGCCTTATCCGTAGAATACAATATCATAGAACCGGCTTATCATAAAAGTATGAAAGCCCTTTGCAGTACCTTAATGGATAATGACAAGGATAATTCTTACTCAAGTTTTCTAACAGAGCTGATCGCATTCCGAAACAATGGTAATGCAAGCATGATCGACTTTCTTGGAGCATCACTTACCATTGATAGTATCCGTGATAAAAGATTCGACAGCTTTTCCTATCTGTATACTAAAACCAATAATTCTGATAAAAAAAATAACACTCTGGTGCGAAAAGAAGGCTGGTATCTCCAGGTCTATTATAAAGGAAGTTATCGTAATATCAGTGAAATGTATACAAAGATTATGCAGTACGCAAAGGACCATCAGATAAAACTTGGGAAAAATGCTTATGAGGAATACCTTATATTTGAGATAGGTACAAAAGACAGAGACGATTATGTTACGTTAATATTGGTTGAAATTGAGGGTAAACCACAATCCTTCTGA
- a CDS encoding ABC transporter ATP-binding protein gives MKLMLRYLKRYPRLILLNTIGIFSFVAVQLGIPTVMAWMIDNGIGKGDIDYIKKMGGIMLIVCILGGAGTILLTFASSRISTYMIRDIRNDVFAQSQKFSHTEYNKFGVSSMITRTTNDAFQLMLFSNLLFRTALLAPVMIFISVFMTIKTSVNLSMVIGGSLPFIVAGVIIIAKVTNPLSEKQQKGMDRLNRISRESLTGVRVIRAFRKSEYEAERFAETNEYYASNSKKLFKIMSFTQPAFFFLLHIAMMAVFWISSVMIDKGTLQVGQLVAFLEYQFHAMFSIMLFSMVFVMYPRAQVSANRIQELLDEKPLVESPLEGITAENKGIVEFDHVTFQYPDGELPVIKEVSFTAGKGETVAFIGSTGSGKSTLINLIPRFYDVTDGSIKIDGVDIRNYDLKALRQKIGFIPQKAFLFKGTIEENLKFGNPNATPEEIDHAIEVAQAKEFIENKPDKLQEYISEGAKNISGGQKQRISIARALVRKPEIYIFDDSFSALDYKTDATLRAALKEETKESVVFIVAQRISTIMNSDKIIVLNEGEVVGMGTHKELLKSCNVYYEIADSQLTKEELER, from the coding sequence ATGAAGTTAATGTTAAGATATCTGAAAAGATATCCCAGACTAATTCTGTTAAACACTATAGGAATCTTTAGTTTCGTAGCAGTACAGCTTGGAATCCCTACAGTTATGGCATGGATGATTGATAACGGAATAGGCAAAGGCGATATAGATTATATTAAAAAGATGGGAGGAATCATGCTGATTGTCTGTATCCTTGGAGGTGCAGGAACCATTTTATTAACTTTCGCTTCTTCAAGAATTTCAACCTATATGATTCGTGACATCAGAAATGATGTTTTTGCTCAGTCACAAAAATTCTCTCACACAGAATATAATAAATTTGGTGTATCTTCAATGATTACGCGAACAACAAATGATGCATTTCAGTTAATGTTGTTCTCCAATTTGTTGTTTCGAACGGCACTTTTGGCGCCTGTGATGATTTTTATCAGTGTTTTTATGACGATCAAAACCAGTGTGAATCTTTCTATGGTTATCGGAGGAAGCCTTCCATTTATCGTAGCGGGTGTTATTATCATTGCCAAAGTGACCAATCCGCTTTCCGAGAAGCAGCAAAAGGGTATGGACCGGCTGAACCGGATTTCAAGAGAAAGTTTAACAGGGGTTCGTGTGATCAGAGCCTTTCGAAAAAGTGAATATGAAGCAGAACGCTTTGCAGAGACCAATGAATACTATGCTTCTAATTCCAAGAAGTTATTTAAAATCATGTCATTTACACAGCCGGCCTTTTTCTTCTTATTGCATATTGCAATGATGGCAGTGTTTTGGATATCAAGTGTAATGATTGATAAAGGTACCTTACAGGTTGGGCAGTTAGTTGCTTTCTTAGAGTATCAGTTCCATGCAATGTTCTCTATTATGCTATTTTCCATGGTATTTGTAATGTATCCGAGAGCGCAGGTATCTGCAAACCGTATTCAGGAATTATTAGATGAGAAACCGTTGGTGGAAAGTCCTTTAGAGGGGATCACGGCTGAAAATAAAGGTATCGTGGAATTTGATCATGTTACGTTTCAGTATCCGGATGGGGAGCTTCCCGTTATAAAGGAGGTTTCCTTTACTGCGGGCAAAGGAGAAACCGTTGCGTTTATTGGAAGTACAGGCAGCGGAAAGAGTACATTAATTAATTTAATTCCAAGATTTTATGATGTAACAGACGGTTCTATTAAAATTGATGGTGTGGATATACGTAACTATGACTTAAAGGCACTCCGTCAAAAAATTGGCTTTATCCCTCAAAAAGCATTTCTATTTAAAGGAACCATAGAAGAGAACCTTAAATTCGGCAATCCCAATGCAACTCCGGAAGAAATAGATCATGCAATTGAAGTGGCACAGGCAAAGGAATTTATTGAGAATAAGCCGGATAAATTGCAGGAATATATAAGTGAAGGTGCAAAAAATATATCAGGCGGTCAAAAACAGCGAATTTCCATTGCAAGAGCATTGGTCAGAAAACCTGAAATCTACATTTTTGATGACAGTTTTTCTGCTCTTGACTATAAGACAGATGCAACTTTACGTGCCGCACTTAAGGAAGAAACAAAAGAATCCGTTGTATTCATTGTTGCACAAAGAATTAGTACAATCATGAATTCGGACAAAATAATCGTACTAAATGAGGGCGAAGTGGTTGGCATGGGAACCCATAAAGAATTATTAAAGTCATGCAATGTGTATTATGAAATTGCAGATTCACAATTAACAAAGGAGGAGCTGGAACGATGA
- a CDS encoding ABC transporter ATP-binding protein: MRKLYPYIKPYLKFFVVAILLTIGYSGFLSAAPMVEGLITTRLKDDIIDIANKVPGASISFSYIIKILKILLAIYIGNVLSNFGSQYFLTNGIQNTMRDLRNDVQKKISKLPVSYFDKRTVGDILSIISNDIDTMSNALQQSLSRILSAFLSIILATVLMFYINPVMGAVAVLLIPGSAFIMKFIMNRSSAMFEKQQVALGDLNGYIQERYTGLTEIKLYGKQEDSIEQFKEINDNLCENGFKAQFISGLMSPLISFITYIGIVAVSILGAIFAITGVITVGQLQAFIRYIWQLNEPLEQVAQLSASIQSAMAAGGRVFEFLSETEEVPEASNPVKIDNLQGNVTFEDVSFGYSKDKMLIEHLNINVKSGQMVAIVGPTGAGKTTLINLLMRFYDVNEGAIKVDGVKIKDMKRDDLRSIFGMVLQDTWLFNGTIADNIKYGKEDATRQEIENAAKTANVNHFIKTQPDGYNMILNEESSNVSVGEKQLLTIARAFLADPAILILDEATSSVDTRLELMLQTAMKNIMKGRTSFVIAHRLSTIRNADLILVMNNGTIIEQGNHDELIAKKGFYEKLYMSQFQNQA, encoded by the coding sequence ATGAGAAAATTATATCCGTATATTAAACCATACTTAAAATTTTTTGTTGTGGCGATTCTCCTTACCATAGGATACTCAGGCTTCTTGTCAGCGGCACCAATGGTGGAAGGTCTAATCACAACAAGGCTGAAAGATGATATTATAGATATCGCGAATAAAGTTCCCGGGGCATCCATCAGCTTTTCCTATATTATTAAAATCTTAAAGATTCTCCTTGCTATTTATATTGGTAATGTGCTCAGCAACTTTGGTTCCCAATATTTTCTCACAAATGGCATACAAAATACAATGCGTGATTTAAGAAATGATGTGCAAAAAAAGATTTCAAAGCTGCCGGTCAGCTATTTTGATAAACGTACCGTGGGAGATATTCTCAGTATCATCTCCAATGATATCGATACCATGTCAAATGCGCTGCAGCAGAGTCTGTCAAGGATATTGAGTGCTTTCTTATCCATTATTTTGGCAACAGTACTAATGTTTTATATTAATCCGGTTATGGGTGCTGTTGCAGTATTACTGATACCGGGAAGTGCTTTTATTATGAAGTTTATTATGAACCGTTCTTCCGCCATGTTTGAAAAACAGCAGGTTGCACTTGGAGACTTAAATGGTTACATTCAGGAACGGTACACTGGGCTGACCGAAATTAAACTATATGGAAAACAGGAAGATTCCATAGAACAGTTTAAGGAGATTAATGATAATCTTTGTGAAAACGGATTTAAGGCACAGTTTATATCCGGGCTGATGTCGCCGTTGATTTCGTTCATCACTTATATAGGGATTGTAGCTGTTAGCATATTAGGTGCAATATTTGCAATTACAGGAGTCATAACGGTTGGACAGCTTCAGGCATTTATCCGGTATATCTGGCAGTTAAATGAGCCGCTTGAGCAGGTGGCACAATTATCTGCCTCCATTCAGTCTGCCATGGCAGCAGGGGGAAGAGTGTTTGAATTTCTCTCTGAAACAGAAGAAGTACCGGAAGCCTCCAACCCGGTAAAAATAGATAACCTGCAGGGAAATGTTACCTTTGAAGATGTATCTTTTGGTTACAGCAAAGATAAAATGCTCATTGAGCATTTAAATATTAACGTGAAAAGCGGTCAAATGGTAGCAATTGTCGGTCCCACCGGTGCCGGAAAAACCACGCTTATCAACCTCTTAATGCGTTTTTATGACGTAAATGAAGGGGCAATCAAGGTTGACGGTGTAAAGATTAAGGATATGAAACGGGATGATCTTCGTTCGATCTTTGGTATGGTGCTGCAGGATACCTGGCTATTTAACGGAACGATTGCTGATAATATCAAATACGGGAAAGAGGATGCAACGCGGCAGGAGATTGAAAATGCTGCAAAAACAGCTAATGTAAATCATTTTATCAAAACACAGCCAGATGGCTACAATATGATATTAAATGAAGAATCCTCAAACGTATCAGTGGGTGAAAAACAGCTTTTAACAATCGCGCGGGCGTTTTTAGCAGACCCGGCCATTTTAATCCTTGATGAGGCGACAAGTTCGGTTGATACCAGACTTGAGTTAATGCTTCAGACAGCTATGAAAAATATCATGAAGGGCAGAACAAGCTTTGTTATTGCGCACCGCCTTTCAACCATTCGAAATGCGGATTTAATCCTTGTTATGAATAACGGAACGATTATTGAACAGGGAAACCATGATGAATTAATAGCAAAGAAGGGATTTTATGAAAAACTGTATATGAGCCAGTTCCAAAATCAGGCTTAA
- a CDS encoding HAD family phosphatase, with translation MIKAVIFDMDGVLIDSEIIYLDHIYEKLRLLYPNISREALFAVVGSTTKRTMEIISGVIGEDVDSPAFQELYAGLWADCRPDYPSILRKEVPELLRELHRKGYLVALASSTSRAGIEDVLTSCGLKGDFDYVVSGEEFKESKPNPEIYLHTANTLKCEPKECLVVEDSTYGIMAGHGAGMTVTSVIDDRFSFDRSLAAYSINGLWEVLDVLEKLKEIE, from the coding sequence ATGATAAAAGCAGTTATATTTGATATGGATGGAGTCCTGATTGACAGCGAAATCATATATTTAGACCATATATATGAAAAGCTGAGGCTTCTTTACCCTAATATCAGCAGAGAGGCGCTGTTTGCCGTGGTGGGGTCCACCACCAAAAGGACTATGGAAATAATAAGCGGTGTGATCGGAGAGGATGTGGATTCCCCTGCTTTCCAGGAATTGTATGCAGGACTTTGGGCCGATTGCCGCCCGGACTACCCCTCCATCTTAAGAAAGGAAGTCCCGGAGCTTTTAAGGGAGCTTCACCGAAAAGGCTATCTGGTGGCCCTTGCATCTTCTACCAGCAGGGCAGGAATTGAAGATGTGCTTACGAGCTGCGGGCTGAAAGGTGACTTTGACTACGTTGTAAGCGGCGAGGAATTTAAGGAAAGTAAGCCTAATCCGGAAATATATCTCCATACGGCGAACACCCTTAAATGTGAGCCAAAGGAATGCCTGGTAGTGGAGGATTCCACCTACGGGATCATGGCAGGACACGGGGCAGGAATGACCGTTACCTCCGTCATTGATGACAGGTTTAGTTTTGACCGCAGCCTGGCGGCTTACTCCATAAACGGGCTTTGGGAAGTGTTGGACGTTCTGGAAAAGTTGAAAGAAATAGAATAA
- a CDS encoding YhgE/Pip domain-containing protein: MVHVKNILKIFTGDIKRIALNPVAVIIALGLTLIPALYAWFNIAASWDPYANTKGLKVAVVNLDKGASIDDIFDSDIDDSSINIGEMILDELRKNEQIGWQFVNKEVAIDGVESGKYYAAVIVPEDFSQKISSVLTSHIERPVLEYYVNEKKNAIATKITGKGVESVQQQINETFINSTSKVAGKALNKYSDNWSVDKETDRNDAITTLTDVKTDLDQLVDTITMLQSTLHTVNSLNGGMKGTLPDVSKMIDSGGQTAESARTLIDSSRGFSDTMTGGIKDTLDHISKVEESVYESFQVIGKLSDTSADGALDALKATENLVEGSISQCNSVNKVLGEINQKLPIPLKEITTLQQKLTDTVKQQQDLARKLQAAQQTIKQTKRLPDNMEKDIGDSLDGVSNSILDVLNFYTGKVEIPLKDSLDKTYDALGTTAGALDSIGSMVGQIDTTLDSVTASSQSLIEALDSAVSLMNRSQERVDDMIDSVNKLADNEKLNKIMDIMKNDPDQFSDFMKMPADMVTNKIYPVETYGSAMAPFYTILAIWVGGLILVALVKCKVEENRSEGLKLYETYFGRYLTFMTFGIAQALVVSLGDLYMLKIQCLYPGKFVLAAVVASIIFTNIIYSMTVSFGDVGKAIVVVFMVIQVAGSGGTFPIQVTPRFFQVVNPLLPFTHLINAMRECVGGIYGNDYWKDIRNVLVYIPISLLVGIVLRKKVLKLNEFFEEKLSQTGIM, encoded by the coding sequence ATGGTACATGTTAAAAACATACTTAAAATTTTTACCGGTGATATAAAACGCATTGCGCTTAACCCGGTAGCCGTTATTATTGCGCTGGGGCTTACGTTGATACCGGCTTTATACGCATGGTTCAATATTGCTGCCAGCTGGGATCCCTATGCCAATACAAAGGGACTTAAGGTTGCTGTTGTCAACCTTGACAAGGGGGCTTCCATTGACGATATATTTGACTCGGATATCGATGATTCTTCCATTAATATTGGTGAAATGATCCTGGATGAACTCAGAAAGAATGAGCAGATAGGCTGGCAGTTCGTCAACAAGGAGGTGGCAATCGATGGAGTGGAATCCGGGAAATATTATGCGGCTGTCATCGTTCCCGAGGATTTCAGCCAGAAAATATCAAGCGTTCTCACCTCTCACATTGAACGGCCGGTGCTTGAGTACTATGTAAATGAGAAGAAAAATGCCATTGCCACAAAGATCACGGGCAAAGGGGTGGAGAGCGTACAGCAGCAAATCAATGAAACCTTTATTAATTCCACCTCAAAGGTAGCTGGGAAGGCCTTAAATAAATATTCAGATAACTGGAGTGTTGACAAGGAAACAGACAGGAACGATGCCATCACCACTCTTACTGATGTAAAAACAGACTTGGATCAGCTGGTGGACACCATCACCATGCTTCAGTCCACCCTCCACACCGTCAACAGTTTAAATGGCGGCATGAAGGGAACGCTCCCTGATGTGAGCAAAATGATTGATTCAGGCGGACAAACGGCTGAAAGTGCAAGAACTCTCATCGATTCGTCCAGAGGGTTCTCTGATACAATGACAGGAGGAATTAAAGATACCCTGGATCATATCAGCAAGGTAGAGGAATCCGTGTATGAATCCTTTCAGGTGATCGGCAAGCTGTCGGATACCTCCGCTGATGGGGCTTTGGATGCATTAAAAGCCACGGAAAATCTGGTTGAAGGAAGCATCAGCCAGTGCAACAGCGTAAATAAGGTATTAGGGGAAATTAACCAGAAGCTTCCCATTCCTCTGAAAGAAATAACAACTCTTCAGCAGAAGCTTACGGATACCGTTAAGCAGCAGCAGGATCTGGCCAGGAAGCTGCAGGCTGCACAGCAGACGATAAAGCAGACAAAAAGGCTGCCGGATAATATGGAAAAGGATATTGGAGATTCTCTTGATGGGGTTTCTAATTCCATATTAGACGTTCTTAACTTTTATACCGGTAAGGTGGAAATCCCCTTAAAAGACAGCCTTGATAAGACCTATGATGCCCTGGGCACCACTGCAGGGGCTTTAGACAGCATTGGGAGCATGGTGGGGCAGATCGATACTACCCTTGACAGCGTAACTGCCTCATCCCAGAGTCTGATCGAAGCTTTGGACAGCGCCGTCAGCCTGATGAACAGGAGCCAGGAACGGGTGGATGATATGATCGACAGTGTGAATAAGCTGGCGGATAATGAGAAGCTGAATAAGATCATGGATATTATGAAGAATGATCCGGATCAGTTCAGTGATTTTATGAAGATGCCTGCGGATATGGTTACCAACAAGATTTATCCTGTAGAAACCTACGGTTCTGCCATGGCTCCGTTCTATACCATTCTGGCCATCTGGGTGGGAGGACTCATTTTGGTGGCACTGGTAAAGTGTAAGGTGGAAGAGAACAGGTCGGAAGGTCTTAAGCTGTATGAGACCTATTTTGGACGGTATCTTACCTTTATGACGTTTGGAATCGCCCAGGCGCTGGTGGTGTCTCTGGGAGATCTGTATATGCTAAAGATCCAGTGCCTTTATCCAGGGAAATTTGTGCTGGCAGCCGTGGTAGCCAGTATCATATTCACCAATATTATTTATTCCATGACGGTTTCCTTTGGAGACGTGGGCAAGGCAATTGTGGTAGTCTTTATGGTCATTCAGGTGGCAGGCTCCGGCGGCACGTTCCCTATACAGGTAACTCCCCGGTTTTTCCAGGTTGTAAACCCTCTGCTTCCCTTTACCCACCTCATCAATGCCATGAGGGAGTGTGTGGGAGGTATTTATGGAAATGATTACTGGAAAGACATACGAAATGTACTGGTCTATATTCCCATATCACTGTTGGTTGGAATCGTATTACGGAAGAAGGTGTTAAAACTGAATGAATTTTTTGAAGAAAAACTCAGCCAAACAGGAATCATGTAA
- the trxA gene encoding thioredoxin produces the protein MAVITLTQENFQTEVANNSGIVLVDFWATWCGPCKMFAPIIDEIADENLPDVKVGKVDVDQQPDLAGQFRVMSIPTLVLFKDGKAAVTSVGVKSKKEVLEMIEKLR, from the coding sequence ATGGCAGTGATAACATTAACACAGGAAAATTTCCAAACGGAAGTAGCAAATAACAGCGGCATTGTGCTGGTGGATTTCTGGGCGACCTGGTGCGGTCCCTGTAAGATGTTTGCACCGATAATAGACGAAATTGCAGACGAGAATCTCCCGGACGTTAAGGTTGGCAAGGTGGATGTAGACCAGCAGCCGGACCTGGCTGGGCAGTTTAGGGTCATGAGCATTCCTACACTTGTACTTTTCAAGGATGGAAAGGCAGCAGTCACTTCCGTAGGAGTTAAGTCCAAGAAAGAAGTTCTGGAAATGATTGAGAAATTAAGATAA
- a CDS encoding MerR family transcriptional regulator, whose protein sequence is MEEKKLYSIGEVSKICNISTKALRFYDKIGIISPDMICKENSYRYYNKESLLTVPVVKYYKQMGFKLEEMQGLVEGNTYYYLEQNFRNKIDQLCLQEQQIHNSYIAVKDWYELIQEAKLVLQNDVHDVAVKYIQPITYCGMEQDFDYNYMESIINIEWTNHLESAENEITGPVILKFDAFEEKMVGKCSRTRIMQQAIHPCRGCLNRQIFGGFMAASVYHIGKHETIDEEYEKILNWAAKKGYKCGKESFERYVVDYWTTRNREEFVSEVIVPIYRE, encoded by the coding sequence ATGGAAGAAAAGAAATTGTATTCAATTGGGGAAGTTAGTAAGATCTGTAATATTTCTACAAAAGCCTTGCGGTTTTATGATAAAATCGGGATCATATCCCCTGATATGATCTGCAAGGAAAACAGCTACCGGTATTATAACAAAGAGTCCCTTCTGACTGTTCCGGTGGTGAAATACTACAAGCAAATGGGTTTTAAACTGGAAGAGATGCAGGGGCTGGTGGAAGGAAATACTTATTATTACCTGGAACAGAATTTCCGCAATAAGATTGACCAGCTATGTCTTCAGGAGCAGCAGATCCATAACAGCTATATTGCAGTTAAGGACTGGTATGAGCTGATACAGGAGGCCAAACTGGTGCTCCAGAATGATGTACATGATGTTGCTGTAAAATATATACAGCCCATCACCTATTGCGGTATGGAGCAGGACTTTGACTATAATTACATGGAATCCATCATTAATATAGAATGGACCAATCACTTAGAATCAGCTGAAAATGAGATCACGGGGCCGGTAATTTTAAAGTTCGATGCGTTTGAGGAAAAGATGGTTGGCAAGTGCAGCCGCACCAGAATCATGCAGCAAGCCATTCATCCATGCAGGGGCTGCTTGAACCGGCAGATCTTTGGAGGGTTTATGGCTGCATCGGTTTATCATATCGGCAAGCATGAAACCATTGATGAGGAGTATGAGAAGATTCTTAACTGGGCGGCTAAAAAAGGCTATAAGTGCGGAAAAGAAAGCTTTGAACGGTATGTGGTAGATTACTGGACCACCAGAAACCGGGAGGAGTTTGTTTCAGAGGTAATTGTTCCAATATACAGAGAATAA
- a CDS encoding DMT family transporter — MTEARKKFKAIGITTGLISGLMYGLYTTFVLIAGYYKPLAGAVGLFAAPYVTSGLNDLFAGLWLTAYNVKTGRIREIGRSLSLFPGKIILIGSLVGGPIASGAYLMGLAMAGAYAIPISAMYILFGALFARIFLKQKIVPRVGIGMMICVVGAIVINWVKPEGSTNFTLGIICAFVAAIGWALEGVFAAYGSAMLDTDVVINIRQLLSGIVDLIVILPLVGGMGLLKGTLFALPPVVWLLVSGLCAAISYLCWYKSNSTIGCAMGMSLNITYAFWGVLFCILFLKQPLTPTIIIGSIIIILGAVLVSVDPFELLNKKEEVSNEI, encoded by the coding sequence ATGACGGAAGCACGAAAGAAATTTAAAGCAATTGGCATTACGACAGGCTTAATATCCGGTCTTATGTATGGGTTATATACCACATTCGTTTTAATTGCCGGCTATTACAAGCCTCTTGCCGGAGCAGTTGGATTGTTTGCTGCTCCCTATGTAACCTCAGGCCTCAATGATTTGTTTGCAGGCCTCTGGCTGACCGCTTATAACGTTAAGACCGGAAGAATCCGGGAAATCGGAAGAAGCTTAAGCCTGTTCCCGGGAAAAATCATTCTGATCGGATCTCTGGTGGGCGGACCCATAGCAAGCGGTGCTTACCTTATGGGACTTGCCATGGCAGGAGCCTATGCAATACCGATTTCCGCCATGTACATACTCTTTGGAGCATTGTTTGCAAGGATTTTCTTAAAGCAGAAAATCGTTCCGAGAGTAGGCATTGGTATGATGATCTGTGTGGTTGGAGCGATTGTCATTAACTGGGTAAAGCCGGAAGGCAGCACTAATTTTACCCTTGGGATCATCTGCGCGTTTGTTGCAGCCATCGGCTGGGCTCTGGAAGGAGTATTTGCAGCTTACGGAAGTGCCATGCTGGATACCGATGTGGTAATCAACATACGCCAGCTGTTATCCGGTATTGTGGATTTGATTGTTATTCTGCCGCTGGTGGGAGGCATGGGACTTTTAAAGGGTACCCTTTTTGCACTGCCGCCGGTTGTGTGGCTGCTGGTTTCCGGACTTTGCGCCGCAATATCCTACTTGTGCTGGTATAAATCCAACAGTACAATAGGCTGCGCCATGGGAATGTCACTGAATATTACCTACGCGTTCTGGGGCGTGCTGTTTTGTATCCTGTTCTTAAAACAGCCATTGACCCCGACCATAATCATTGGTTCCATTATTATCATTCTGGGCGCGGTTTTAGTATCCGTAGACCCGTTTGAATTGCTCAATAAAAAGGAGGAAGTAAGCAATGAAATTTGA
- the eutM gene encoding ethanolamine utilization microcompartment protein EutM — MKFDALGMIETKGLIGSIEAADAMVKAANVTLVGKEFVGGGLVTIMVRGDVGAVKAATDAGAAAAQRVGELVSVHVIPRPHAEVETILPKDKKECK, encoded by the coding sequence ATGAAATTTGATGCATTAGGAATGATTGAAACAAAGGGCCTGATCGGTTCTATCGAAGCTGCAGATGCAATGGTAAAGGCAGCAAACGTTACTCTGGTAGGAAAAGAATTTGTCGGCGGCGGACTTGTTACCATTATGGTAAGAGGTGATGTAGGTGCGGTGAAGGCAGCGACCGATGCAGGTGCGGCGGCAGCCCAGAGAGTTGGAGAGCTGGTTTCCGTTCATGTAATTCCTCGTCCTCACGCTGAGGTTGAGACCATTCTTCCGAAAGACAAAAAGGAGTGTAAATAA